In one Spirosoma rigui genomic region, the following are encoded:
- a CDS encoding D-arabinono-1,4-lactone oxidase: MKKRTFLKLSSSLLATPVMTPLMNLITNEKLKNWAGNFQYSTDRLYAAKSTAQVQELVKKYSKLKVLGTRHCFNSIADSKDNLLSLGAMDKVIALDSKARTVTVDATMKYGQLAPYLDQKGFALHNLASLPHISIAGACATATHGSGVKNGNLSTAVAAMDIVTATGELRTLSRAKDGDQFKGAVVHLGALGVVTNVTLDIEPTFQMRQYVYENLPMAQLKDHFEAIVSGAYSVSLFTDWQRGRINEVWLKERIEPGVSGEPKPDYYGATLATKNLHPIPELSAINCTEQMGVAGPWFERMPHFRMGFTPSSGQELQTEYFVPRRNAVEAILAIERLQSFISPHLMTSELRTIDGDDLWMSPCYQQPSLAIHFTWKQDWASVRKVLPLIEKELAPFRARPHWGKLFTMAPAQLQERYEKLPAFKQLVQSFDPTGKFRNAFLATNLYGS, encoded by the coding sequence ATGAAGAAAAGAACGTTCCTGAAATTGTCTTCCAGCCTGTTGGCAACCCCCGTTATGACACCCCTGATGAATCTGATCACCAACGAAAAACTAAAAAACTGGGCGGGTAATTTCCAGTACAGTACCGACCGCCTGTATGCAGCCAAATCGACGGCTCAGGTTCAGGAACTGGTTAAAAAATACAGTAAGCTGAAAGTGCTGGGTACCCGCCACTGCTTCAACAGCATTGCCGACAGCAAGGATAATCTGCTGTCGCTCGGGGCTATGGACAAGGTCATTGCCCTGGATTCTAAAGCCCGTACCGTTACAGTCGATGCAACGATGAAATACGGTCAGTTGGCTCCTTACCTCGACCAGAAAGGCTTTGCGTTGCACAACTTGGCCTCCCTGCCTCATATTTCAATTGCCGGAGCCTGCGCGACGGCAACCCACGGCTCCGGTGTGAAAAACGGAAACCTTTCGACGGCTGTAGCGGCCATGGATATCGTTACGGCAACGGGCGAGCTGCGCACCCTGTCGCGCGCCAAAGACGGCGACCAGTTTAAAGGTGCCGTTGTTCACCTGGGTGCGCTGGGCGTGGTCACCAACGTTACGCTCGACATTGAACCCACGTTTCAGATGCGCCAGTACGTCTACGAAAATCTGCCAATGGCCCAGCTTAAAGACCATTTTGAAGCCATTGTCTCGGGCGCCTACAGCGTTAGCCTGTTCACCGACTGGCAACGGGGCCGCATCAACGAGGTATGGCTGAAAGAGCGTATCGAACCGGGGGTGTCCGGCGAGCCGAAACCAGACTATTACGGGGCAACACTAGCCACGAAAAATCTTCACCCCATTCCCGAGCTCTCCGCCATCAACTGCACCGAACAGATGGGCGTGGCCGGTCCCTGGTTCGAACGTATGCCCCACTTCCGGATGGGGTTCACGCCCAGCAGCGGACAGGAACTGCAGACGGAATATTTTGTGCCGCGCCGGAACGCCGTCGAAGCGATTCTGGCCATCGAGCGTCTACAGTCGTTCATCAGCCCACACCTGATGACATCGGAACTGCGCACCATCGACGGTGACGACCTCTGGATGAGCCCCTGTTACCAGCAACCCAGCCTGGCCATTCACTTTACCTGGAAGCAGGATTGGGCGTCGGTCAGGAAAGTACTGCCCCTGATCGAAAAGGAACTGGCTCCGTTCAGGGCGCGCCCGCACTGGGGCAAGCTCTTTACCATGGCACCAGCTCAACTCCAAGAACGCTATGAGAAACTGCCCGCTTTCAAACAACTGGTCCAATCGTTCGACCCCACCGGTAAGTTCCGGAATGCGTTTCTGGCTACGAACCTCTACGGCAGTTGA
- a CDS encoding bifunctional heptose 7-phosphate kinase/heptose 1-phosphate adenyltransferase: MTAAEISTLFQKFTTARIGVIGDFALDLYFSLQTQTGERSIETGRDVFWGSQSRASLGAAGNVVQNLKALGVEHCAVVGCVGNDLFGREMLYLFDQLGVNTEQVHTLNEKWDTCVYTKPMVNGQEASRIDFGVSNRLADQVFGSLMAGLERSLASLDVLVVNQQFAHPLLTGNRLLALNALISRYPNVRFLADMRDVGTLVRGATLKVNTAELASFLGIDLPDTTGLDWCVEHGTHLREQTGGPLLITRGPEGILYLDEAETQSVAGLPLRGELDTVGAGDTVVAAWAACLGAGASPAEALQIANLAAAVTVQKLKQTGTASLPEILALYETL, encoded by the coding sequence ATGACAGCTGCGGAAATCAGTACGCTTTTTCAGAAATTTACAACCGCCCGGATCGGCGTCATCGGCGATTTCGCCCTCGATCTTTATTTTTCCCTGCAAACCCAGACCGGCGAACGATCTATCGAAACCGGGCGGGACGTATTCTGGGGGAGCCAGTCGCGGGCATCCCTCGGCGCGGCTGGTAACGTCGTGCAGAATCTGAAAGCACTGGGTGTCGAACACTGCGCCGTGGTAGGTTGCGTGGGTAATGACCTGTTCGGCCGGGAGATGCTGTACCTGTTCGATCAACTCGGAGTTAATACGGAACAGGTGCATACGCTCAACGAGAAGTGGGATACCTGCGTGTATACCAAGCCGATGGTGAACGGGCAGGAAGCCAGTCGGATCGATTTTGGGGTTTCCAATCGACTGGCTGACCAGGTCTTTGGTAGCCTGATGGCGGGTCTGGAGCGAAGCCTGGCCAGCCTCGATGTGTTGGTGGTCAACCAGCAGTTTGCCCATCCGCTGCTGACCGGCAACCGCCTGTTGGCACTGAATGCGCTGATAAGCCGGTATCCGAACGTTCGGTTTCTGGCCGATATGCGGGATGTGGGAACGCTGGTACGGGGCGCAACGCTGAAAGTGAACACTGCCGAACTGGCCAGCTTCCTGGGGATCGACTTACCCGACACAACCGGCCTGGACTGGTGCGTTGAGCACGGAACCCACCTGCGGGAACAAACGGGGGGACCCCTGCTCATCACGCGCGGCCCCGAAGGAATTCTCTACCTCGATGAAGCGGAAACCCAGTCGGTAGCGGGGTTGCCCCTGCGGGGCGAACTCGATACGGTTGGGGCGGGCGATACCGTCGTTGCTGCCTGGGCCGCCTGCCTGGGGGCTGGTGCTTCGCCCGCCGAAGCG
- a CDS encoding methyltransferase → MLNPSQPDLAPITRHLRAVYGSRLLLAAIHHLNLFEQIGTEPVALPDLAKRLGLGDRPIMVLIPALCAMGLLAYDSAGRVIVTALGKYLTLNQSPNLTGYTGLEKDDPGVVEMAVRLRNDGPLEAREGVSFVKDGEGPSPMDDPELSRKFTLSLAGRAQHLSPLVAANLPRREGHLLDVAGGTGYYTYEWLLLNQASTATILDRPAVLSVAAEMLDTFGRSGRPGADTVRKRVTLQPGDMLTDDIPQTDILLAASLFHDWPVPTCRLLARRFAAALRPGGELWVHDAFLNDTLDGPLPVTDYSAQLFWVTKGRCYSRADYRSWLAEAGLHPTPDTIPTQLDYSLIRALRH, encoded by the coding sequence ATGCTGAACCCTTCCCAACCTGACCTTGCCCCCATTACCCGCCACTTGCGGGCTGTGTATGGCTCGCGGCTGTTACTCGCGGCTATTCACCACCTGAACCTGTTCGAACAGATTGGTACCGAACCGGTAGCGCTGCCCGACCTGGCGAAACGGCTGGGACTGGGCGACCGCCCGATCATGGTGCTGATTCCGGCCCTCTGCGCCATGGGCTTGCTGGCTTATGACTCGGCAGGGCGGGTAATAGTTACAGCATTGGGCAAGTACCTGACACTGAACCAAAGCCCTAACCTGACGGGCTATACCGGCCTGGAGAAAGATGATCCGGGCGTAGTGGAGATGGCGGTGCGCCTGCGAAACGACGGGCCGCTGGAAGCACGGGAAGGGGTTTCGTTTGTGAAAGATGGCGAAGGCCCCTCGCCCATGGACGACCCCGAACTGAGCCGGAAGTTCACCCTGAGTCTGGCGGGACGCGCCCAGCACCTGTCTCCGCTGGTGGCAGCTAACCTGCCCAGACGGGAGGGGCACCTGCTCGACGTAGCGGGCGGAACCGGCTATTACACCTACGAATGGCTGCTACTCAACCAGGCATCGACAGCCACCATTCTGGACCGGCCCGCCGTTTTGTCCGTAGCCGCCGAGATGCTGGACACTTTCGGTCGCAGTGGCCGCCCCGGTGCCGACACGGTACGCAAGCGGGTTACGCTCCAGCCCGGTGATATGCTCACCGACGATATTCCACAAACGGACATACTGCTGGCGGCCAGCCTGTTTCACGACTGGCCCGTGCCAACCTGCCGGCTTCTGGCCCGGCGCTTTGCCGCTGCCCTCCGGCCCGGTGGCGAGTTGTGGGTTCATGATGCTTTCCTGAACGATACCCTCGACGGACCGCTGCCGGTTACCGACTATTCGGCGCAACTGTTCTGGGTTACCAAGGGGCGGTGCTACAGCCGGGCCGACTACCGAAGCTGGCTCGCCGAAGCGGGTTTGCATCCCACACCGGACACCATTCCTACCCAACTCGACTACAGCCTGATCCGGGCCCTGAGGCATTGA